A portion of the Pseudomonas sp. GR 6-02 genome contains these proteins:
- a CDS encoding sugar ABC transporter ATP-binding protein, giving the protein MFASATASSTPLVGIQPTATSVDEPYLLEIINVSKGFPGVVALSDVQLRVRPGSVLALMGENGAGKSTLMKIIAGIYQPDAGELRLRGKPVVFETPLAALQAGIAMIHQELNLMPHMSIAENIWIGREQLNGLHMIDHREMHRCTAKLLERLRINLDPEEQVGNLSIAERQMVEIAKAVSYDSDILIMDEPTSAITDKEVAHLFSIIADLKSQGKGIIYITHKMNEVFSIADEVAVFRDGAYIGLQRADSMDGDSLISMMVGRELSQLFPVREKPIGDLLLSVRDLKLDGIFKDVSFDLHAGEILGIAGLMGSGRTNVAEAIFGITPSDGGEIRLDGEVVRITDPHMAIEKGFALLTEDRKLSGLFPCLSVLENMEMAVLPHYVGNGFIQQKALRALCEDMCKKLRVKTPSLEQCIDTLSGGNQQKALLARWLMTNPRILILDEPTRGIDVGAKAEIYRLISYLASEGMAVIMISSELPEVLGMSDRVMVMHEGDLMGTLDRSEATQERVMQLASGMSAVH; this is encoded by the coding sequence ATGTTCGCTTCAGCGACTGCTTCGAGCACCCCGTTGGTGGGTATCCAGCCAACCGCAACATCTGTCGATGAGCCGTACCTGCTGGAGATCATCAACGTCAGCAAGGGTTTTCCCGGTGTGGTGGCCTTGTCCGACGTACAGCTGCGGGTGCGTCCCGGTTCCGTGCTGGCGCTGATGGGCGAAAACGGTGCCGGCAAATCCACCCTGATGAAAATCATTGCCGGCATCTACCAGCCGGATGCCGGCGAGTTGCGCCTGCGGGGCAAGCCGGTGGTCTTCGAAACGCCACTGGCCGCGCTCCAGGCCGGGATCGCGATGATTCACCAGGAACTCAACTTGATGCCGCACATGAGCATCGCCGAGAACATCTGGATCGGCCGTGAGCAGCTCAACGGCCTGCACATGATCGATCACCGCGAAATGCACCGCTGCACCGCCAAACTGCTGGAGCGGCTGCGGATCAATCTCGACCCGGAAGAGCAGGTGGGCAACCTGAGCATCGCCGAACGGCAGATGGTCGAGATCGCCAAGGCGGTGTCCTACGACTCCGACATCCTGATCATGGACGAACCGACTTCGGCCATTACCGATAAGGAAGTCGCTCACCTGTTCTCGATCATTGCCGACCTCAAGAGCCAGGGCAAAGGCATCATCTACATCACTCACAAAATGAACGAAGTGTTCAGCATCGCCGATGAAGTGGCGGTATTCCGCGACGGCGCCTACATCGGCCTGCAACGGGCCGACAGCATGGACGGCGACAGCCTGATTTCGATGATGGTCGGTCGCGAACTGAGCCAGTTGTTCCCGGTGCGCGAGAAGCCGATCGGCGATCTGTTGCTGTCGGTACGCGATCTCAAGCTGGACGGCATTTTCAAGGATGTCTCCTTCGACCTGCATGCCGGGGAGATCCTGGGCATTGCCGGGTTGATGGGCTCGGGGCGGACCAATGTCGCCGAGGCGATTTTCGGCATCACTCCGAGTGACGGTGGCGAGATCCGGCTCGACGGCGAGGTGGTGCGCATCACCGATCCGCACATGGCCATCGAGAAGGGCTTCGCGTTGTTGACCGAAGATCGCAAGCTCAGCGGCCTGTTCCCGTGCCTGTCGGTGCTGGAAAACATGGAAATGGCGGTATTGCCCCATTACGTCGGCAACGGCTTCATCCAGCAGAAAGCCCTGCGCGCGTTGTGTGAAGACATGTGCAAGAAGCTGCGGGTGAAAACGCCGTCGCTGGAGCAGTGCATCGATACCTTGTCCGGCGGCAATCAGCAGAAGGCCTTGCTGGCGCGCTGGCTGATGACCAACCCGCGAATCCTGATTCTCGACGAGCCGACCCGGGGCATCGATGTCGGCGCCAAGGCCGAGATCTACCGGCTGATCTCGTACCTGGCCAGCGAAGGCATGGCGGTGATCATGATTTCTTCGGAACTGCCGGAAGTGCTGGGCATGAGCGACCGGGTCATGGTCATGCACGAGGGCGACCTGATGGGCACCCTCGACCGCAGCGAGGCGACCCAGGAACGAGTGATGCAACTGGCCTCGGGCATGTCCGCGGTTCACTAA
- a CDS encoding ABC transporter permease has protein sequence MNAILENKPAMAPVKSRRRFPTELSIFLVLIGIGLVFELFGWIVRDQSFLMNSQRLVLMILQVSIIGLLAIGVTQVIITTGIDLSSGSVLALSAMIAASLAQTSDFARAVFPSLTDLPVWIPVIAGLGVGLLAGAINGSIIAITGIPPFIATLGMMVSARGLARYYTEGQPVSMLSDSYTAIGHGAMPVIIFLVVAVIFHIALRYTKYGKYTYAIGGNMQAARTSGINVKRHLVIVYSIAGLLAGLAGVVASARAATGQAGMGMSYELDAIAAAVIGGTSLAGGVGRITGTVIGALILGVMASGFTFVGVDAYIQDIIKGLIIVVAVVIDQYRNKRKLKR, from the coding sequence ATGAACGCGATACTGGAAAACAAGCCTGCAATGGCACCGGTCAAGAGTCGTCGGCGCTTCCCGACCGAGCTGAGTATCTTCCTGGTACTGATCGGCATCGGCCTGGTCTTCGAGCTGTTCGGCTGGATCGTGCGGGACCAGAGCTTCCTGATGAACTCTCAGCGCCTGGTGCTGATGATCCTGCAAGTGTCGATCATCGGCCTGCTGGCAATCGGGGTAACCCAGGTCATCATCACCACCGGTATCGACCTTTCCTCGGGTTCGGTGCTGGCGCTGTCGGCGATGATTGCCGCCAGCCTAGCCCAGACCTCGGACTTTGCCCGGGCGGTGTTTCCGTCCCTGACTGACTTGCCGGTGTGGATTCCAGTGATCGCCGGGCTGGGGGTGGGATTGCTGGCGGGGGCGATCAACGGCAGCATCATTGCAATCACCGGGATTCCACCGTTCATTGCCACCCTCGGCATGATGGTCTCGGCGCGCGGTCTGGCGCGCTACTACACCGAAGGTCAGCCGGTGAGCATGCTCTCGGATTCCTACACAGCCATAGGGCACGGCGCGATGCCGGTGATCATCTTTCTGGTGGTGGCAGTGATCTTTCACATTGCCCTGCGCTACACCAAGTACGGTAAATACACCTACGCCATTGGCGGCAACATGCAGGCGGCGCGCACCTCCGGGATCAACGTCAAGCGCCATCTGGTGATCGTCTACAGCATCGCCGGGTTGCTTGCCGGCTTGGCCGGGGTGGTGGCATCGGCACGGGCCGCGACCGGGCAAGCCGGGATGGGCATGTCTTATGAATTGGACGCGATTGCCGCGGCGGTCATCGGCGGCACCAGCCTGGCCGGTGGCGTTGGGCGCATCACCGGCACCGTAATCGGGGCATTGATTCTCGGGGTCATGGCCAGCGGCTTTACCTTTGTCGGTGTTGACGCTTATATTCAAGACATTATCAAGGGGCTGATTATTGTGGTGGCGGTGGTCATCGACCAGTACCGCAACAAGCGCAAACTCAAGCGCTAA
- a CDS encoding TraR/DksA family transcriptional regulator, which yields MTKDKLLAMPADDYMNAEQHAFFSELLQNMKVETHERIEQNRIAIESLDTPADPADAASVEEERTWLVNAIDRDQRMLPQLEQALERIKEDSFGWCDDSGEPIGLKRLLISPTTKYCIEAQERHEQIDKHQRQA from the coding sequence ATGACAAAGGACAAGTTGCTGGCCATGCCGGCGGATGACTACATGAATGCCGAGCAACATGCTTTTTTCTCTGAGCTGTTGCAGAACATGAAAGTCGAAACCCATGAGCGCATCGAACAGAATCGCATCGCCATCGAGAGCCTGGACACCCCGGCCGATCCGGCTGACGCGGCTTCTGTCGAAGAAGAGCGCACCTGGCTGGTGAACGCGATCGATCGCGACCAGCGCATGCTGCCTCAGTTGGAACAGGCCCTGGAACGCATCAAGGAAGACAGCTTCGGCTGGTGCGATGACAGCGGCGAGCCAATTGGCCTCAAGCGCCTGCTGATCAGCCCGACCACCAAGTACTGCATCGAAGCTCAAGAACGTCACGAGCAGATCGACAAGCACCAGCGTCAGGCCTGA
- a CDS encoding methyl-accepting chemotaxis protein, protein MIATEQATSTLSREALSAASEAHQSSAAGRTELIESIARMHQLSQRASNSRELIEALSLRSDDIQRVTLVIQSIASQTNLLALNAAIEAARAGEHGRGFAVVADEVRGLAARTATATGEVGEMVADIQQRTAQVVEQIRQLASDLNTGVAQVEHTGQHLENIARLAAGVERQVGEIALGADTNREQLDSLFHAIEQMRSDLAISDQQTQRLAQAAVQMEGQAETISERLAEVGLDDYHQRIYDLAREGASQIAARFEADIDQGRISLDDLFDRNYQTIPNTSPTKYQTRFDRYTDQVLPAIQEPLLPRHEGLVFAIACTQQGYVPTHNTVFSQPLTGDVQVDTLQNRTKRKFADRTGIRCGSHQQAVLLQTYTRDTGELMHDLSVPIMLKGRHWGGLRLGYKPEKPR, encoded by the coding sequence ATGATCGCCACCGAACAGGCTACCTCGACACTCAGCCGGGAAGCCTTGAGCGCGGCGAGCGAAGCCCATCAGAGCAGTGCGGCAGGGCGTACGGAACTGATCGAGTCCATCGCGCGCATGCATCAACTCAGTCAGCGTGCCAGCAACAGCCGCGAGTTGATCGAAGCCCTGAGCCTGCGCAGTGACGATATCCAGCGGGTCACGCTGGTGATCCAGTCCATCGCCAGCCAGACCAATCTGTTGGCGTTGAACGCAGCCATCGAAGCGGCGCGGGCCGGGGAACACGGTCGCGGGTTTGCGGTGGTGGCCGATGAGGTTCGTGGCCTGGCCGCGCGCACGGCGACGGCGACCGGCGAAGTCGGGGAGATGGTCGCTGACATTCAACAACGCACGGCGCAAGTGGTGGAGCAGATTCGTCAGTTGGCCAGCGACCTCAATACTGGCGTTGCGCAGGTCGAGCACACGGGGCAGCACCTGGAAAACATCGCGCGCCTGGCGGCCGGTGTTGAAAGGCAGGTCGGGGAAATCGCTCTGGGCGCGGACACTAATCGCGAACAACTCGACAGCCTGTTCCACGCCATCGAACAAATGCGCAGCGACCTGGCGATCAGTGACCAGCAAACCCAGCGCCTGGCCCAGGCGGCGGTGCAAATGGAAGGGCAGGCCGAAACCATCAGTGAACGTCTCGCCGAAGTCGGGCTGGATGACTATCATCAGCGGATTTACGACCTGGCCCGCGAAGGGGCGAGTCAGATTGCGGCGCGTTTCGAGGCGGATATCGACCAGGGCCGGATCAGCCTCGACGACCTGTTTGATCGCAATTATCAGACGATCCCCAACACCAGCCCGACCAAATACCAGACCCGCTTCGACCGTTACACCGATCAGGTCTTGCCGGCGATTCAGGAACCGTTGCTGCCGCGTCACGAAGGCCTGGTATTCGCCATTGCCTGCACGCAGCAGGGGTATGTCCCGACCCACAACACGGTGTTCAGCCAGCCACTGACCGGCGACGTGCAGGTCGATACCCTGCAAAACCGCACCAAGCGCAAGTTCGCCGACCGCACCGGGATTCGCTGTGGCAGCCACCAGCAGGCCGTACTGTTGCAGACCTACACCCGCGACACCGGTGAACTGATGCACGACCTCTCGGTGCCGATCATGCTCAAGGGGCGCCACTGGGGTGGATTGCGGTTGGGCTACAAACCGGAAAAGCCTCGCTGA
- a CDS encoding DUF2789 domain-containing protein, which yields MDSPTHDLKGLFDQLGLDSSEKAIDDFIALHSPLPDDKKLIDAEFWTPQQAGFLKEQLREDADWAHVVDDLNLRMHQIH from the coding sequence ATGGATTCACCCACACATGACTTGAAAGGCTTGTTCGACCAGCTCGGCCTGGACTCCAGCGAAAAGGCCATCGACGATTTCATTGCCCTGCATTCACCGTTGCCCGATGACAAGAAACTCATCGATGCCGAGTTCTGGACTCCGCAACAAGCCGGCTTCCTCAAGGAACAACTGCGTGAAGACGCCGATTGGGCGCACGTGGTCGACGACCTGAACCTGCGCATGCACCAGATTCACTAG